The genome window GTTCATACCAGTGGATAGCTCCGGCCAAGCGCAGTTCAGCGACGAACTCCTCTGGCGAGCGACGCAAAGCAGAAAACACTTCATCAGGCAATTCTAAGATGACTTTAGTCATAATCAATATCCTGCTTTATTATCCCGAACACTTGTCTACAGAAGGAAACAAGCCTTTTCCGACAAGATAGCCGTTTTTCCTATATTCGACCAAGTACAGACGTTTTAACAAGCTGCTAATTTTTCTATACCGCATCCAACGTCGGCGCATTATCCTGACAGTGAACCGGTCGAAAGAGCGTCTGTCGTTTAAACGTCATTTCTTCTAGATGCTGCGGATGTGGTTCCCACTTATGCCACTTGTTGCCAACGGTATTGTAGCAGTTAAAAATTGCGACCCGATCTACAGTTTCGTCAGTCCACTTGGCACCAGTATGCGTGATCGCCTCCGTAAAGATGAGCACAGAGCCTGCGGGGCAGGTGTAATCCTCCCATAACGGGGAGTTGCGATCCTCCGTTGACTTGGGAGCGGGGAACGCCCCTTTATGGCTGCCGGTGAGGAACATGGTTCCACCACAGCCTTTTTGCACCGGATTGAGTTCCCAGACCACGCGCGTCAACCCGCTGTGTGCCTTGTCGTAGTGCAGATGATAGGTATGCGAGTTGCCGGGAAAGTTGAGCATCCCACGGCCTCCGTGAGGTCGGAAAGCGTCGTGGCCGTTCGCACGAATGGTTAGAAACGTACCTTCCAGCCGAAATCCATAACAGTTTTCGTTGGCGTAGGCCGAGGCCAAAAATTCGTGCATGAATCCGAGAACAACCGGATGATCGGTTAGAGTCTCTAAGGGACCGCCGATGGAATAGCGATGGTGTTCGGGAATGGATCTTGGTTCCTGTTTGAGTTGGTAGCAAAACGCGCGCATCTCTTGAATCTCTGATTCGCTGAGGACGCCGGGAATCAGCAGCCACCCGCGAGTATCAAAGACATAGCGTTGGTCTTCCGTCAGTGGGATCGGCGGTAGATTGTCAGCATTCGTCGTAGGATTCGGCATAATTCCCTCCCTCTTTCAGGTGTCTGCCAGATCGTGAGAAGTCCCATTACCGATACTGCTTCGCTTGCGTATTGAACATCTGCGCGTACCTGCTGTCCTGGGCCATGAGTTGCTCATGACTCCCCTGCTCGACAAGCTCTCCCTGCTGCAA of Acidobacteriota bacterium contains these proteins:
- a CDS encoding phytanoyl-CoA dioxygenase family protein, yielding MPNPTTNADNLPPIPLTEDQRYVFDTRGWLLIPGVLSESEIQEMRAFCYQLKQEPRSIPEHHRYSIGGPLETLTDHPVVLGFMHEFLASAYANENCYGFRLEGTFLTIRANGHDAFRPHGGRGMLNFPGNSHTYHLHYDKAHSGLTRVVWELNPVQKGCGGTMFLTGSHKGAFPAPKSTEDRNSPLWEDYTCPAGSVLIFTEAITHTGAKWTDETVDRVAIFNCYNTVGNKWHKWEPHPQHLEEMTFKRQTLFRPVHCQDNAPTLDAV